Below is a genomic region from bacterium.
TCATTTCGGGCCGCTTGCTGAGGAGCTGCGTACCGCCGGGGATAACCCGTTTTGCATGGTCGTAGAGATCGCGGGTGACCGTTCCCGATTCCTCCGTGATACCGAGAAGACGGAGCGCGTTGTCGCAGAAGATGTCGCGGATGTCCCCGTCATCGAGACAGCAGATGTCGGCGGCTTCCCTGAGCGCCCGAAGCGATTCGAGCCCCACGAGCGTCGGATGACAGGCAGGCGATAATCCGTCCCAGGAAATCGTCTCATCGGACAGCCATACGAAACCGTCGCCGGCGGTCACACACCTGCCCCGCATCTCGGACACGCAGAAATCGCTGCCCCAGAGCAGCCTGCGCGGGCCGAATTCATCGAGTATCGCTGCGAGCGCCGAAGATTCGCACACCGCGGAGGTGTCGAACCATACGTTTTCGATCCCCCTGAGCGAGGATATTCCCTCGACCGTATTCGGTGCATGAAATCCGCGGGCGGCATGGGCGAGAATCAGTCTGGCGCGGGGATACTTTCTGCACATCTCACGGATTTCACGCTGGTTTCCGGAATCAGCGAGCGCCCGATCCCTGACGAGGTGAAGGGTGATGACGAGGCCTCGCTCGTCCGCGAGCTCCCAGACCCATTCGGGGAGATAACCCGCTATCGACGACTGAAATGTCGGGACTTCCGCGCTGAACGTATGATAGGGCTTGAAACCGGCGATGGCCGGATGTTGGAGCAGTGAAATCGCCTTTTCTTTCGGATAACCGGGCGAAACGCAAATCAGGCCCCTGCTGCCCGGCTCGTTTTCGAGCTGATCCGCCAGAAACCCGTTCGCGGGATCGATCGCGCACATCGGTACCGCGATGAAAAGGCCGCCGACAAGCCTCGATTCGCCGACCTGCCTCCCGATACACGCACGCCACACATCGATGGTGACCTCGTCGGGGCCGTCCGTAAAAATATTCGGTTTCGGAGCCTCCCAGTCGGCGACACGCCAGAGATGAGCATGGCTGTCGAAAATCCGGTCGGGGAGAAA
It encodes:
- a CDS encoding aminotransferase class III-fold pyridoxal phosphate-dependent enzyme; amino-acid sequence: MGELWPFNELDRAVAGEISSFLPDRIFDSHAHLWRVADWEAPKPNIFTDGPDEVTIDVWRACIGRQVGESRLVGGLFIAVPMCAIDPANGFLADQLENEPGSRGLICVSPGYPKEKAISLLQHPAIAGFKPYHTFSAEVPTFQSSIAGYLPEWVWELADERGLVITLHLVRDRALADSGNQREIREMCRKYPRARLILAHAARGFHAPNTVEGISSLRGIENVWFDTSAVCESSALAAILDEFGPRRLLWGSDFCVSEMRGRCVTAGDGFVWLSDETISWDGLSPACHPTLVGLESLRALREAADICCLDDGDIRDIFCDNALRLLGITEESGTVTRDLYDHAKRVIPGGTQLLSKRPEMMAPELWPAYYREARGCEVWDLDGRHYWDLSTNGIGSCLLGYRHPAVTRAVQRRIRYGSMSTLNPPEEVGLADLLCGLHPWAGRVRFARTGGESMAVAVRIARATTDRSIIAVCGYSGWHDWYLAANLGEDDSLRGHLLPGLEPLGVPRELRGTTVTFRYNSREEFQNVIDRHGDRLAAVVMEPARYNDPGPGFLEHVRDETHRNGALLVFDEITIGWRLTCGGAHLKFGVVPDIAVFAKALGNGHPVAAIIGTPEAMEGAHSSFISST